The following are encoded in a window of Terriglobia bacterium genomic DNA:
- a CDS encoding YtxH domain-containing protein, whose product MSENNNGTSDKFLFFMAGAGIGAVLALLLAPKSGRETRELITRTATDSRDFVTNKVTEGRNMVEEKGRRIGDDFTSFLDKSKEAVQRQKEQLSAAFEAGKQAYRDEKGLPNE is encoded by the coding sequence ATGAGCGAAAATAACAATGGCACGAGCGACAAGTTCCTGTTTTTCATGGCAGGTGCGGGGATTGGCGCTGTCCTTGCGCTGCTGTTAGCGCCCAAGTCCGGGCGCGAAACCCGCGAGCTCATCACGCGTACGGCAACGGACAGCCGCGATTTCGTTACCAACAAGGTAACGGAGGGGCGGAATATGGTCGAAGAGAAGGGCCGGAGGATCGGCGACGACTTCACCAGCTTTCTGGACAAGAGCAAAGAGGCGGTCCAACGCCAAAAAGAGCAATTGAGTGCTGCGTTCGAAGCCGGTAAGCAGGCTTACCGCGACGAGAAGGGACTCCCGAACGAGTAG
- a CDS encoding LON peptidase substrate-binding domain-containing protein: protein MEIALFPLPNLVLFPNIVVPLHIFEERYKSMINGCIDRDEAFGLVLFRAGAEAENEQSIHRVGVSARVVEVERLQEGRLNILCEGESRFRIHRFTQQVPFWKGAVDFFDDDQIRSTESLYDQVAELYRGVAALSAKLSGSEAAELALPESATDLSFMVSYVLDIESEEKQKLLEMTSTAERLRMLIAYLTETLQKLEQHQTRKDATEKVRGNGDLGKPHKGN, encoded by the coding sequence ATGGAGATAGCCCTCTTCCCCCTGCCGAATCTCGTGCTGTTCCCGAACATCGTCGTCCCGCTTCACATATTCGAAGAGCGCTACAAATCGATGATCAACGGCTGCATCGATCGCGATGAAGCGTTCGGCCTGGTTCTTTTCCGTGCCGGCGCCGAAGCTGAAAACGAGCAATCGATTCATCGCGTCGGCGTGAGCGCGCGCGTGGTCGAGGTGGAACGCCTTCAGGAAGGCCGCCTGAATATTCTCTGCGAAGGCGAGTCCAGATTCCGCATTCATCGCTTTACACAGCAGGTACCGTTCTGGAAGGGGGCAGTCGACTTCTTCGACGATGATCAGATCCGGTCCACCGAGTCGCTCTACGACCAGGTTGCGGAATTGTATCGGGGTGTGGCCGCACTCAGCGCGAAACTCAGTGGTTCCGAAGCGGCCGAACTTGCTCTTCCCGAGTCCGCGACGGATTTGTCTTTTATGGTCAGCTATGTCCTCGACATCGAATCCGAAGAAAAACAGAAGCTGCTCGAAATGACTTCAACTGCGGAACGCCTCCGGATGCTGATTGCGTACCTCACCGAGACGCTGCAAAAACTGGAGCAACATCAAACCCGCAAAGACGCCACCGAAAAAGTCCGGGGGAATGGGGACCTCGGCAAGCCTCACAAAGGGAACTGA